In Pantoea phytobeneficialis, one genomic interval encodes:
- a CDS encoding XdhC family protein, whose protein sequence is MLSLDQRVIDQGLLWLQQGKVIWLCTVLHSWGSAPRSPGAMLVADADGHWSGSLSGGCIEEDFLARVQQGAYPRASERVRYGAEGLAPPVQLPCGGVLDVLVERLEPQEHSLALLRAMQQALSGGPLLTRYITLGCDHEWQPLAQGAPLPSIRYDDDSVVLPVGAVTTVLIAGYSAVASDCIRLALMLGFRVVVCEHRDAEFGQLQAALGSCENLHCVQLHPARYLEQSGASAGTAILCLTHDPRVDDLTLMEAVHTPAFYIGAMGSAKNSQKRLQRLAELGGLSDQALARIHAPIGLPIGSKTPGEIALATLADIVRVRNGL, encoded by the coding sequence ATGTTGTCACTCGATCAACGTGTGATTGACCAGGGGCTGCTGTGGTTGCAACAAGGCAAGGTGATCTGGCTGTGCACCGTACTGCATAGCTGGGGATCGGCACCGCGTTCGCCAGGGGCGATGCTGGTGGCAGATGCTGACGGTCACTGGAGCGGTTCACTCTCGGGCGGCTGTATCGAGGAAGATTTCCTGGCACGGGTACAACAGGGTGCGTATCCGCGCGCCAGTGAACGGGTACGTTATGGCGCAGAGGGATTGGCGCCTCCGGTTCAGCTTCCCTGTGGCGGCGTACTGGACGTGCTGGTGGAACGCCTTGAACCACAGGAACATTCTCTGGCGTTGTTGCGTGCCATGCAGCAGGCATTGAGTGGCGGTCCGTTGCTGACGCGTTACATCACCCTCGGCTGCGATCATGAGTGGCAGCCCCTGGCGCAAGGCGCTCCCCTGCCCTCGATCAGGTATGACGATGACAGCGTGGTGCTCCCGGTTGGCGCAGTGACCACGGTGTTGATCGCCGGATATTCTGCTGTTGCCAGTGACTGTATCCGTCTGGCGCTGATGCTCGGTTTCCGCGTGGTGGTGTGTGAACATCGTGATGCTGAATTCGGACAGCTACAGGCGGCGTTGGGAAGCTGTGAAAATCTCCATTGCGTTCAGCTACATCCGGCACGGTATCTGGAGCAGTCGGGGGCGTCGGCAGGAACGGCGATCCTCTGCCTGACTCACGATCCACGGGTTGATGATTTAACGCTGATGGAAGCGGTGCATACCCCGGCGTTTTACATAGGCGCGATGGGATCGGCAAAAAATAGCCAGAAACGTCTGCAACGTCTGGCTGAACTGGGGGGATTATCGGATCAGGCGCTGGCGCGCATTCATGCGCCGATCGGCCTGCCAATTGGCAGCAAAACCCCTGGTGAGATTGCGCTGGCAACGCTGGCAGATATTGTTCGCGTCAGGAACGGTTTATAG